A stretch of Rickettsia rickettsii DNA encodes these proteins:
- a CDS encoding Dps family protein yields the protein MQVVKALEQILADSYALYFKTQNYHWNVEGAEFRSLHLLFEGQYEDLAESLDELAERIRSLNAKVPALSDLIKLASIDEANLNATANEMLKSLTKDQDIIRDTLYKGLKVAQAEGDEGTADMIIGRIKVHEKNRWMLKSSIL from the coding sequence ATGCAAGTAGTAAAAGCTTTAGAACAAATTTTAGCAGATAGCTATGCTTTATATTTTAAAACACAAAATTATCATTGGAATGTAGAAGGAGCAGAGTTTAGAAGTCTACATTTATTATTTGAGGGGCAGTATGAAGATTTAGCTGAAAGCTTAGATGAGCTTGCTGAAAGAATAAGAAGTTTAAATGCTAAAGTTCCCGCATTATCAGATTTAATAAAACTTGCATCTATAGATGAGGCAAATCTAAACGCAACGGCAAATGAAATGCTTAAAAGTCTAACAAAAGATCAAGATATTATTAGAGATACCTTATATAAGGGACTCAAAGTAGCACAAGCAGAGGGCGATGAGGGTACAGCCGATATGATTATTGGACGAATTAAGGTGCATGAAAAGAATAGATGGATGCTGAAGAGTAGTATACTCTAG
- the miaB gene encoding tRNA (N6-isopentenyl adenosine(37)-C2)-methylthiotransferase MiaB, with product MSKKLYIKTYGCQMNVYDSIKMQDLLYPFGYEPTENIEEADVIILNTCHIREKAAEKTYSELGRIKKLQDTRTKQGLSSAIIVVAGCVAQAEGEEIFTRTPYVDIVVGPQSYYNLPELISKVVRHEKHLIDLDFVEEAKFDQLPEQLYPQGTSAFISVQEGCDKFCTFCVVPYTRGAEFSRNVEQVYREALKVVSSGAKEIMLLGQNVNAYHGKGPADKIFSLADLLKHLAQIPNLERLRYTTSHPIDMNNDLIKLYGTEPKLMPFLHLPVQSGSNKILKAMNRKHDREYYFDIINRLREARPDIVLSSDFIVGFPGETDEDFEDTLDLVRRVKYGQCYSFKYSPRPGTPGATRTDQIPEHIKSERLTILQQELMAQQLAFNTSCVGSTMKVLFDRNGKFDDQIIGKTPYMQSVYIQNPNKSLLGKIIDVKITKASLNSLTGEIL from the coding sequence ATGAGTAAGAAGCTTTATATTAAGACCTACGGATGTCAGATGAATGTTTATGATTCCATTAAGATGCAGGATTTGCTTTATCCCTTTGGCTATGAACCTACTGAAAATATTGAAGAAGCAGATGTTATTATTCTAAATACTTGTCATATCAGAGAGAAAGCAGCTGAGAAAACTTATTCTGAACTCGGTCGTATTAAGAAACTACAAGATACCAGAACAAAACAAGGTTTAAGTTCTGCAATAATAGTTGTAGCTGGTTGTGTTGCACAGGCGGAAGGGGAGGAGATTTTTACAAGAACTCCTTATGTTGATATTGTTGTCGGTCCGCAATCTTATTATAACCTACCGGAATTAATCTCAAAAGTCGTTAGACATGAAAAACACTTAATCGATCTTGATTTTGTTGAAGAAGCAAAATTTGATCAGCTACCTGAGCAATTATATCCGCAAGGAACAAGTGCCTTTATATCGGTACAGGAAGGGTGCGATAAATTTTGTACTTTCTGCGTAGTACCTTATACTAGAGGTGCTGAATTTTCAAGAAATGTAGAGCAGGTTTACAGAGAAGCACTAAAAGTAGTTAGTAGCGGTGCTAAAGAAATTATGTTACTTGGACAAAATGTCAATGCATATCACGGTAAAGGTCCTGCAGATAAAATATTTAGTCTAGCCGATTTACTCAAACATCTAGCACAAATTCCCAATTTAGAGAGATTACGTTATACCACCTCACACCCGATAGATATGAATAATGATCTAATAAAGCTGTACGGCACCGAACCTAAATTAATGCCGTTTCTACATCTACCGGTGCAGTCAGGTTCAAATAAAATATTAAAAGCCATGAACCGCAAACATGATCGGGAATATTATTTTGATATAATTAATCGCTTAAGAGAAGCAAGGCCTGATATCGTTTTATCCTCTGATTTTATTGTCGGGTTTCCCGGTGAAACAGATGAAGATTTTGAAGATACATTAGATTTGGTCCGTAGAGTAAAATACGGTCAGTGTTATTCGTTTAAATATAGCCCACGTCCCGGCACACCTGGTGCAACTAGAACCGACCAAATACCTGAACATATAAAATCAGAGAGATTAACTATATTACAACAAGAACTCATGGCTCAGCAACTAGCTTTTAATACAAGTTGTGTTGGTAGTACTATGAAAGTTCTATTTGATCGCAATGGTAAATTCGACGACCAGATAATAGGTAAAACTCCATACATGCAGTCCGTATATATCCAAAACCCTAATAAGTCTTTACTTGGTAAAATCATTGATGTAAAAATTACTAAGGCTTCACTTAATAGTTTAACCGGCGAAATATTATAA
- a CDS encoding penicillin-binding transpeptidase domain-containing protein, with product MKIIKQEGNCESRYAPCSTFKIAISLMGYDDGFLIDETHPKLPVKAGYADYLEVWKQSQTPKDWMKNSCVWYSQIITKELGIEKFRDYVT from the coding sequence ATGAAAATTATAAAACAAGAAGGTAATTGTGAGTCTCGTTATGCTCCATGCTCAACATTTAAAATTGCTATAAGTTTAATGGGTTATGATGATGGGTTTTTAATTGATGAAACTCATCCAAAATTACCTGTTAAAGCAGGATATGCTGACTATCTTGAAGTTTGGAAACAATCCCAAACACCTAAAGATTGGATGAAGAATAGCTGTGTTTGGTATTCTCAGATTATTACTAAAGAATTAGGTATTGAAAAATTTCGTGATTATGTAACATAA
- a CDS encoding BolA/IbaG family iron-sulfur metabolism protein, with the protein MAISVEELEKILKESFPNSTMKITDLVGDQDHYALEISDVQFNGLSLINQHKLVKNALSEILNKKLHAITIKTIAVPEK; encoded by the coding sequence ATGGCAATATCTGTAGAAGAGTTAGAAAAAATACTTAAAGAATCATTTCCGAACAGTACAATGAAAATTACTGATTTAGTAGGAGATCAAGACCATTATGCCTTAGAAATATCAGATGTTCAATTTAATGGACTTTCTTTAATTAATCAACATAAATTAGTAAAAAACGCCCTGTCTGAAATATTAAATAAAAAACTACATGCAATTACCATAAAAACTATCGCAGTTCCCGAAAAATAA
- a CDS encoding HEPN domain-containing protein, with the protein MLLVSSNYKPQLHNLQELGSMAGNYDNELWSVFLQLTEEQKKCFELLEKAYVDARYDKNYKITKEQLLCLIERIEKLKEITARICTARINP; encoded by the coding sequence ATTTTATTAGTTTCCTCAAACTACAAACCTCAATTACATAATTTACAAGAACTAGGTAGCATGGCAGGAAATTATGACAATGAATTATGGAGTGTATTTCTTCAATTAACCGAAGAACAAAAAAAGTGTTTTGAGCTTCTTGAAAAAGCTTATGTTGATGCAAGATATGATAAAAACTATAAAATTACTAAAGAACAGCTGCTTTGTCTTATTGAAAGAATAGAAAAATTAAAAGAAATCACCGCAAGAATCTGTACAGCAAGAATTAATCCGTAA
- a CDS encoding autotransporter outer membrane beta-barrel domain-containing protein, which produces MGSIYGLYSFINNLFIECVTIYARSDTKTNELRNIIGGYETAHGKYNSTFYSGQVVGGYNYLWKETSFAPMAGIRLTKIKDFGYQEYGTSFQNLTIQKRQYNKVEGILGGEIKTTYYKDECIIRQQIHAFINYDFKGKTPAIVVDLNGLNEPLPVLANLLKCYMI; this is translated from the coding sequence ATGGGCTCTATATACGGTTTATATAGCTTTATAAATAACCTATTTATAGAATGCGTAACCATCTATGCACGAAGTGATACTAAAACTAATGAACTACGTAATATTATAGGCGGTTATGAAACAGCACACGGTAAATATAATTCAACTTTTTATAGCGGTCAAGTAGTTGGGGGTTATAATTATCTATGGAAAGAAACTTCATTTGCACCGATGGCAGGAATCAGGCTTACTAAGATTAAAGATTTCGGTTATCAGGAATACGGTACTTCTTTCCAAAACCTAACTATTCAGAAACGTCAATATAACAAGGTTGAAGGTATACTCGGCGGTGAAATTAAGACAACCTACTATAAGGATGAATGCATAATTAGACAGCAAATTCATGCCTTTATTAATTACGATTTCAAAGGTAAAACACCGGCAATCGTTGTAGATCTTAACGGTCTTAATGAGCCTCTACCGGTACTGGCAAACCTACTAAAATGCTATATGATTTAG
- the lpdA gene encoding dihydrolipoyl dehydrogenase produces MEQYDVAVIGGGPGGYVAAIRAAQLKKKVVLIEKEHLGGVCLNWGCIPTKSLLKSAEVFEYIKHAKDYGIDAKGAEINIKKIVERSREISNKLAGGVKLLLKKNKVTVIDGVASLAGNKVININDKPTVKAGNIIIATGARSRVLKGFKPDGKQIWTSKEAMIPQHVPKSMIIVGSGAIGIEFASFYNSIGVDVTVIEAHNRILPAEDMEISGIAHKNFEKKGIKIITNAKLIKQTKSKDKIEVELELADKTQKLQAEILLMAVGITANTENLGLEKTKIKVENGYITTNGLMQTAVSGIYAIGDVAGVPCLAHKASHEGIIAAESIAGLKPHTINKHNIPGCTYSSPQIASVGLTEEAATTLGYKLKIGRFPFIANGKALVSGDSDGLIKTIFDAKTGELLGAHMIGSEVTELIQGYVVSKNLEGTELDLINTIFPHPTLSEMMHESVFSAYDRAIHI; encoded by the coding sequence ATGGAACAATATGATGTAGCCGTTATAGGCGGTGGTCCAGGTGGGTATGTTGCAGCAATTAGAGCAGCACAATTAAAGAAAAAAGTTGTATTAATAGAAAAAGAGCATTTGGGTGGGGTATGTCTTAATTGGGGGTGTATACCGACTAAATCCCTGCTTAAATCTGCTGAGGTTTTTGAATATATAAAACATGCTAAAGATTATGGAATTGATGCTAAAGGTGCTGAAATCAACATTAAGAAAATAGTCGAACGCTCAAGAGAGATTTCAAATAAGCTTGCAGGCGGTGTTAAATTACTACTGAAAAAAAACAAAGTGACCGTGATAGACGGAGTAGCAAGTCTTGCAGGAAATAAGGTAATAAATATAAATGATAAACCTACAGTAAAAGCAGGAAATATTATTATAGCTACCGGCGCAAGATCTAGGGTTTTAAAAGGCTTTAAGCCTGACGGTAAACAAATTTGGACTTCTAAAGAAGCTATGATACCTCAGCATGTGCCGAAATCTATGATTATTGTCGGCTCAGGTGCAATCGGTATAGAATTCGCTTCGTTTTATAATAGTATTGGTGTGGATGTTACAGTAATTGAGGCACATAATAGAATATTGCCTGCTGAAGATATGGAAATTAGCGGAATCGCTCATAAGAACTTTGAGAAGAAAGGTATAAAAATTATTACAAATGCTAAGTTAATTAAGCAAACAAAATCAAAAGATAAGATAGAAGTTGAGTTAGAGTTAGCAGATAAAACACAAAAATTACAAGCTGAAATTTTACTTATGGCAGTAGGTATTACAGCTAATACGGAAAATTTAGGTCTTGAGAAAACAAAAATTAAAGTAGAAAACGGCTATATAACTACTAACGGGTTAATGCAAACTGCGGTATCAGGAATTTATGCTATAGGCGATGTAGCAGGAGTACCTTGTTTAGCTCATAAAGCAAGCCATGAAGGTATTATTGCAGCGGAAAGCATAGCGGGCTTAAAACCGCATACTATTAATAAACATAATATTCCTGGTTGTACTTATTCTTCGCCGCAAATAGCAAGCGTCGGTTTGACTGAAGAAGCAGCAACAACCTTAGGTTATAAACTTAAAATAGGCAGATTTCCTTTTATAGCTAACGGTAAGGCTTTAGTAAGCGGTGATAGCGATGGCTTAATTAAAACTATATTTGATGCTAAGACGGGTGAGTTGCTTGGAGCTCATATGATAGGCTCGGAAGTTACGGAATTAATACAAGGATATGTGGTTTCAAAAAATTTAGAAGGAACGGAGTTGGATTTAATTAACACTATCTTCCCGCATCCGACTTTATCGGAAATGATGCATGAATCAGTATTCTCTGCTTATGATAGGGCAATACATATATAA
- the rsfS gene encoding ribosome silencing factor, which translates to MQKETEELKLFILECLSEKKAEDIEVIDLTGKHKLADYIIFASGRSTKNVGAIAEYVALELKNNAGINSNIEGLGKSEWVLIDAGTILINIFYPEVREHFKLEEIWKR; encoded by the coding sequence ATGCAAAAAGAAACTGAAGAATTAAAATTATTTATCTTAGAATGTTTAAGTGAGAAAAAAGCAGAAGATATTGAGGTAATTGATTTAACAGGAAAACATAAATTAGCCGATTATATTATATTTGCTAGCGGTCGTTCGACTAAAAATGTTGGAGCAATTGCTGAATATGTAGCTTTAGAATTAAAAAATAATGCTGGTATAAATAGTAATATTGAGGGGCTTGGTAAATCAGAATGGGTACTAATAGATGCCGGTACTATTTTAATTAATATTTTTTATCCTGAAGTACGGGAGCATTTTAAGTTAGAAGAAATTTGGAAAAGATGA
- a CDS encoding penicillin-binding protein 1A: protein MYKSLLFCLKIFVFLILVGCGITAYIIYHYSRDLPDYSQLARYYPPSVTRIYSRDGKLMEEYAFERRVFVPINSVPSSLIESFIAAEDKNFYNHPGVDLFGIVRAAFLNISNYLHNRRMEGASTITQQVVKNFLLTNEVSLERKIKEAILSYMISRVFTKDQILELYLNQTFFGRGAYGVAVAAQNYFNKSVEELTIAESAFIAALPKAPSELNPERNYARVKARRDYVIARMFEDGYITRDAAKEAMDSPIVLRKRAKEETVTADYYAAQVREEVIRMLNSQEEFYTGGLTIITSLDAKMQQLAENSLRKGLREFDRRRGFRKPIANISLDNWQGELKKLPTPPSLLEYKLAVVLDVADNHVEIGLIDGSKSKMPIAEMKWARSNLKSVKTLLKKGDVIVVEAIKEGYALRQIPEVNGAIMVMNPNTGQVLASVGGYDFSTSKFDRVTQALRQPGSLSKTFVYLAALENGVKPNQIFNDGPIEISQGPGMPSWRPKNYEGKFLGEITMRTGLEKSRNLITVRVATAVGLTKIVDIIKRFGINNEPKKVYSMVLGSIETTLSRMTNAYAIIANGGKKVEPHFVELIKDRNGKIIYRRDDRECLACNVSDSNLDTAILEIPKEYIYRVTDEASDYQITSFLTGAIDRGTGYAAKKLGKIIGGKTGTSNNSKDTWFVGFTPTIVVGSYVGYDTPKELGKRATGSNVVLPIFIDFMSNAYKDKPSLPFKVPDSIKLIPVDRATGKITPSGTVIEAFKVNNVQMLENEYMIDNQDNNDIFDYVPSKEDQSQEIY from the coding sequence ATGTATAAATCTCTTCTTTTTTGTTTAAAAATTTTTGTCTTCCTTATTTTAGTAGGTTGCGGGATTACTGCTTATATAATATACCACTATTCACGTGATTTGCCTGATTACTCACAGCTTGCACGTTATTATCCGCCGTCGGTAACGCGTATTTATTCCCGTGACGGCAAATTAATGGAGGAGTACGCTTTTGAACGTCGTGTGTTTGTACCGATTAATAGCGTACCGAGTTCGCTAATAGAAAGTTTTATTGCAGCTGAGGATAAGAATTTCTATAACCATCCCGGCGTTGATTTGTTTGGAATAGTTAGAGCGGCATTTTTAAACATATCTAATTATTTACATAATAGGCGTATGGAAGGAGCGTCTACCATTACTCAGCAAGTGGTTAAAAATTTTCTGCTAACTAACGAAGTTTCTCTTGAACGTAAGATTAAAGAAGCGATTCTTTCTTATATGATTTCAAGAGTATTTACTAAGGATCAAATTTTAGAATTATATCTTAATCAAACATTTTTTGGTCGTGGTGCATACGGTGTTGCGGTAGCTGCACAAAATTATTTTAATAAATCCGTAGAGGAACTTACTATTGCAGAATCAGCTTTTATTGCGGCACTGCCTAAAGCCCCTTCCGAACTTAATCCTGAGAGAAACTATGCTAGAGTAAAAGCTCGTCGTGATTACGTAATAGCACGTATGTTTGAAGATGGTTATATAACAAGAGATGCTGCGAAAGAAGCTATGGATAGCCCGATAGTTTTACGTAAACGAGCTAAGGAAGAAACTGTTACAGCAGATTATTATGCTGCACAGGTCAGAGAAGAAGTAATTAGGATGTTAAATAGTCAGGAAGAATTTTATACCGGAGGTCTTACTATCATTACTTCTTTAGATGCAAAGATGCAGCAATTAGCTGAAAACTCTCTAAGAAAAGGTCTAAGGGAGTTTGATAGAAGGCGTGGTTTTAGAAAGCCTATAGCTAATATTTCTCTTGATAATTGGCAAGGAGAGCTAAAAAAACTACCGACTCCTCCATCGCTTTTAGAGTATAAATTAGCTGTAGTTCTAGATGTAGCCGATAATCATGTAGAGATTGGACTTATAGACGGCAGCAAATCTAAGATGCCTATTGCTGAAATGAAATGGGCAAGAAGTAATCTTAAATCAGTTAAGACCTTGCTTAAAAAAGGTGATGTGATAGTGGTTGAGGCTATAAAAGAGGGGTATGCTCTTCGTCAGATTCCTGAAGTAAACGGTGCTATTATGGTTATGAACCCAAATACCGGACAGGTACTTGCAAGCGTTGGCGGTTATGATTTTTCCACAAGTAAATTTGATAGAGTAACTCAAGCACTGCGTCAACCCGGTTCTTTGAGTAAAACCTTTGTTTATTTAGCAGCTCTTGAAAACGGTGTTAAGCCGAATCAGATTTTTAATGATGGACCTATTGAGATTTCGCAAGGTCCAGGGATGCCTAGTTGGCGTCCTAAAAATTATGAGGGTAAGTTTTTAGGTGAAATCACTATGCGTACTGGTCTTGAAAAATCTCGTAATCTTATAACAGTAAGAGTTGCAACTGCCGTAGGACTTACAAAAATCGTTGATATAATTAAGCGTTTCGGTATTAATAATGAACCAAAAAAAGTTTATTCTATGGTACTTGGTTCAATTGAAACCACACTTAGCAGAATGACTAATGCTTATGCAATTATTGCTAACGGCGGTAAAAAAGTTGAGCCTCATTTTGTAGAATTAATTAAAGATCGTAACGGTAAAATTATTTATAGGCGAGATGATAGAGAATGTCTTGCTTGTAATGTTTCGGATAGTAATTTAGATACCGCAATATTAGAAATACCGAAAGAATATATCTATAGAGTTACGGATGAAGCTAGTGATTATCAAATTACTTCGTTTTTAACCGGAGCAATAGATAGAGGTACCGGTTATGCTGCGAAGAAGTTAGGGAAAATTATCGGCGGAAAAACCGGTACTAGTAACAATAGTAAAGATACATGGTTTGTAGGTTTTACACCCACAATAGTAGTCGGCAGTTATGTGGGTTATGATACACCGAAAGAGCTTGGAAAAAGAGCAACAGGCTCAAACGTAGTATTACCGATTTTTATTGATTTTATGAGTAATGCTTATAAGGATAAGCCATCGCTGCCTTTCAAAGTTCCAGATTCAATTAAGCTAATTCCCGTAGATAGAGCAACTGGTAAAATTACACCAAGCGGTACTGTTATAGAAGCATTTAAAGTAAATAATGTTCAGATGCTTGAGAATGAATATATGATTGATAATCAAGATAATAATGATATTTTTGATTATGTACCGAGTAAGGAAGATCAATCGCAGGAAATTTACTAA
- a CDS encoding penicillin-binding transpeptidase domain-containing protein — protein MTKNILFIEDFVDCWKRYGKTGSGNKLSQDRTVKLKDRKIGWFIGWLQKNDRTVFFVHFIEDNKNYYSYAGQRSKEAAKEKLKELINQELK, from the coding sequence ATGACTAAAAATATTTTGTTTATTGAAGATTTTGTAGATTGTTGGAAGCGTTACGGTAAAACAGGTAGTGGTAATAAACTTAGCCAAGATAGAACTGTAAAGTTAAAGGATCGTAAAATTGGATGGTTTATAGGTTGGCTACAAAAAAATGACAGAACAGTTTTCTTTGTACATTTCATTGAAGATAATAAAAATTATTATTCTTATGCAGGGCAACGTTCTAAAGAAGCAGCGAAAGAAAAGCTAAAAGAATTGATAAATCAAGAATTGAAATAA
- a CDS encoding PD-(D/E)XK nuclease family transposase produces MTSLLRLSQGDRIIDLSYITTEQLPVFLEGQRSLFDIKVKDETGRWYIIEMQRKMEKDYLNRTQLYGYYTHVSQIKKGMKHKDLLPVVIIALIGAKALPDELPYISYHHIKESNIHK; encoded by the coding sequence TTGACCTCTCTTCTTAGGTTATCGCAAGGAGATAGAATCATAGATTTAAGCTATATAACTACTGAACAGTTACCTGTATTTCTTGAAGGGCAAAGAAGTTTGTTCGATATAAAAGTTAAAGATGAAACCGGTAGATGGTATATAATCGAGATGCAGCGTAAAATGGAGAAAGATTATCTTAATAGAACGCAGCTTTACGGTTATTATACCCACGTTAGTCAAATTAAGAAGGGTATGAAACATAAGGATTTATTGCCGGTAGTAATAATTGCTCTCATAGGAGCAAAAGCTTTGCCTGATGAATTGCCGTATATTAGCTATCATCATATAAAAGAAAGCAATATCCATAAATAA
- the infA gene encoding translation initiation factor IF-1 produces MSKDDLIQFTGTVLELLPNATFRVKLENDHVIIAHTSGRMRKNRIRILLGDKVMVEMTPYDLTKGRVIHRH; encoded by the coding sequence ATGTCAAAAGACGACCTCATTCAGTTTACAGGTACAGTACTTGAACTTTTACCTAATGCTACTTTCAGAGTAAAGCTTGAGAATGATCATGTAATTATTGCTCATACTTCCGGTAGGATGCGTAAAAATCGTATCAGAATATTACTAGGAGATAAAGTTATGGTAGAAATGACTCCTTATGATTTAACTAAGGGGCGTGTGATTCATCGTCACTAG
- a CDS encoding monovalent cation:proton antiporter-2 (CPA2) family protein — protein MNDHILINVIILLGTAVFIVAILKRLRLSPVLGYLIAGAAIGDHGLKIVTYDQTKLLGELGVVFLLFAIGLELSFERLKAMRRYVFGLGSLQVLTTAIVIAGAMVLIDGNSSAAIITGGGLALSSTALVMQVIEENRSQSTQIGRVSLAILLLQDLAVVPLLVIVPLLAGNNKASLAAALGIALLKAVTALLTIFIVGRVFLRPVFSFISSESNNASELPISMTLLIVLSAAWATETFGLSLALGAFVAGVLVAETEFRLQAEESIYPFKSLFLGLFFMTVGMNIDALEMYEKISHILTLSIALIGIKTLIITAFCILFGFNKGVAFYSGLLLSQGGEFGFILFSLGKDSGVLEESTADILLLVVTFTMALTPLLAALGQKIAEKVDKGLGKTPTQMIELGARDLTNHIIIAGLGNTGKMVARVLEAEGISYVILDLDDDRVKEELSNGLPVFKGDVSQADTLKALGTERAFAIILTMNNQVTIKKSLKTISGNYQDIPVVVKLKNLKNAREFYDLGATTIIPESYETGLQIGGTVLKNIGISEQEINRIKVQFRLGNYIIAKKEDALSEAEDND, from the coding sequence ATGAACGATCATATTCTTATTAACGTTATAATTTTACTCGGCACTGCGGTTTTTATCGTGGCTATACTTAAGCGTCTTAGATTAAGTCCGGTACTTGGTTACTTAATTGCCGGAGCTGCAATAGGTGATCACGGTTTAAAAATCGTAACATATGACCAAACTAAGTTACTAGGTGAACTTGGTGTAGTATTTCTATTATTTGCGATAGGACTTGAGTTATCCTTCGAGCGATTAAAAGCTATGAGACGATATGTATTTGGTCTCGGTAGTTTGCAAGTTTTAACAACCGCTATAGTAATTGCTGGTGCAATGGTGCTTATAGACGGCAATAGTAGTGCGGCTATTATTACCGGCGGTGGTCTGGCCCTTTCATCTACAGCACTTGTTATGCAGGTGATTGAGGAAAATCGTAGTCAATCAACGCAAATAGGAAGAGTTTCTTTAGCTATTCTGTTACTACAAGATTTGGCCGTAGTGCCATTGCTTGTGATAGTTCCGTTACTTGCCGGTAACAATAAAGCCTCGCTTGCAGCGGCTCTTGGTATTGCACTCTTAAAAGCCGTAACGGCCTTACTTACAATATTTATTGTCGGTCGTGTTTTTCTTCGTCCTGTATTTTCATTCATTTCATCAGAAAGTAATAATGCAAGCGAGTTACCTATTTCGATGACTTTGTTAATAGTACTTTCTGCTGCTTGGGCTACCGAAACATTTGGTTTATCTTTAGCTCTAGGAGCGTTTGTTGCCGGAGTATTAGTTGCAGAAACTGAATTTAGATTGCAGGCAGAGGAAAGTATTTATCCTTTCAAAAGTTTATTTTTAGGATTGTTTTTCATGACCGTGGGTATGAATATCGATGCCCTAGAAATGTATGAAAAAATATCTCATATTCTTACTTTATCTATTGCTTTAATAGGTATAAAAACCTTAATCATAACGGCTTTTTGTATTTTATTCGGTTTTAATAAAGGAGTTGCTTTTTATTCAGGCTTATTATTATCGCAAGGTGGAGAGTTTGGTTTTATATTATTCAGTTTAGGTAAAGATAGTGGAGTATTAGAAGAAAGTACTGCCGATATATTATTACTCGTAGTTACTTTTACTATGGCACTTACTCCATTACTCGCAGCTTTAGGGCAAAAGATTGCTGAGAAAGTTGATAAAGGACTTGGTAAAACTCCGACTCAAATGATTGAGCTTGGGGCAAGAGATTTAACAAACCATATTATTATTGCCGGACTCGGTAATACCGGTAAAATGGTAGCAAGAGTTTTGGAAGCAGAAGGTATAAGTTACGTAATACTTGATTTAGATGATGATAGAGTAAAAGAAGAGCTATCAAACGGTTTGCCGGTTTTTAAAGGTGATGTATCGCAAGCCGATACTCTAAAGGCATTAGGTACGGAAAGAGCATTCGCTATAATACTTACTATGAATAATCAAGTAACTATCAAGAAATCGCTTAAAACAATTAGTGGTAATTATCAGGATATACCGGTTGTCGTTAAGTTAAAAAATTTAAAAAATGCTAGAGAGTTTTATGATTTAGGTGCCACAACTATTATTCCAGAAAGTTATGAGACTGGATTACAAATAGGTGGAACAGTCCTAAAAAATATAGGTATTAGTGAGCAGGAAATTAATAGAATAAAAGTACAATTTAGGCTTGGTAATTATATAATAGCAAAAAAAGAGGATGCTTTATCTGAAGCGGAAGATAATGATTAA
- a CDS encoding SH3 domain-containing protein, which produces MIKILITLIIVILSTTINADNKKLPIPRFVSIKSNEVNARSGPTTKSAVEWVFVKKGEPVEITAEYKQWRQVRDINGEGGWIHSSVLSGKRSVVITSDKEIELTKSADHKSRVIAKLMPKVRCSLKKCKEQFCQITCKDYTGWISKKVIWGVYDDNDRY; this is translated from the coding sequence ATGATTAAAATTCTTATTACTTTAATTATTGTAATATTATCAACAACAATTAATGCCGATAATAAAAAATTGCCTATTCCGAGATTTGTTTCAATAAAATCTAATGAAGTAAATGCAAGGAGCGGACCAACTACTAAATCTGCCGTAGAATGGGTTTTTGTTAAAAAAGGCGAACCGGTAGAAATAACTGCAGAGTACAAGCAATGGCGACAAGTACGTGACATTAACGGCGAAGGTGGTTGGATACATTCAAGCGTTTTATCAGGTAAAAGATCAGTAGTTATTACTTCTGATAAGGAAATAGAACTTACCAAATCCGCAGACCATAAAAGCCGAGTTATAGCAAAATTAATGCCAAAAGTTCGTTGTAGTTTGAAAAAATGTAAAGAACAATTCTGCCAAATTACATGTAAGGATTACACAGGTTGGATTTCCAAGAAAGTAATTTGGGGAGTGTATGATGATAATGATAGGTATTAA